The following proteins come from a genomic window of Synechococcus sp. BIOS-E4-1:
- a CDS encoding pseudouridine synthase family protein: protein MTCQQAEPLPEGWRAAALNQGWMYRDITHLGNQGTLISALLAERYPHSCEDVWLRRIAAGEIRLNGKLLFKDRPLPAQAELLWHRPGWIEPAIPDSWSVEYDDGDLLVINKPSGLPVMPGGGFLQHTLATLLDQRSRLLGEPLVPKPVHRLGRFTSGLQVCARQPTTRAALSRSFQPASGTRKLYHAWSQRVAGLEFGKSLVVKTDVVERPHALLGWVWGPLPQSDGLIRRRRTAHSELKLLDRCPQGDRLQVAITTGRPHQIRIHLAQLGSPLLGDPLYLNDQRISDLATPGNGGYRLHAWRLQLNDLHLCCEPPSTF from the coding sequence GTGACCTGCCAACAGGCAGAGCCTTTGCCTGAGGGTTGGCGTGCAGCCGCACTCAATCAGGGATGGATGTACAGGGACATCACGCACCTTGGTAACCAAGGAACTCTGATCAGTGCGCTGCTGGCCGAGCGTTATCCCCACTCCTGCGAAGACGTCTGGCTTCGCCGAATCGCAGCGGGTGAAATCCGACTCAACGGAAAGCTTCTGTTCAAGGATCGACCGCTGCCCGCCCAGGCGGAGCTGCTCTGGCACCGTCCTGGATGGATCGAGCCAGCGATCCCCGACAGCTGGTCGGTGGAATATGACGATGGGGATCTGCTGGTGATCAACAAACCCTCCGGACTGCCGGTGATGCCGGGTGGAGGCTTTCTGCAGCACACGCTGGCGACGCTGTTGGATCAGCGCAGTCGGCTGCTGGGTGAGCCCCTGGTTCCAAAGCCCGTGCATCGTCTTGGTCGCTTCACCTCCGGACTGCAGGTCTGTGCACGCCAGCCGACCACCAGAGCCGCCCTCTCGCGATCTTTTCAGCCTGCTTCAGGAACCCGCAAGCTCTATCACGCCTGGTCACAGCGTGTTGCAGGGCTCGAGTTCGGTAAGTCTCTTGTGGTGAAGACGGATGTGGTTGAGCGGCCCCATGCCTTGCTGGGCTGGGTCTGGGGGCCGCTGCCCCAATCGGATGGGTTGATCCGGCGACGACGAACAGCCCACAGTGAACTGAAGCTGCTGGACCGCTGTCCGCAGGGAGACCGTCTGCAGGTGGCGATCACAACGGGACGACCTCACCAGATCCGCATTCATCTCGCGCAACTGGGGTCTCCCCTGCTCGGTGATCCGCTTTACCTCAACGACCAGCGCATCAGCGATCTGGCCACTCCAGGAAACGGGGGTTATC
- a CDS encoding response regulator transcription factor, with product MAQSEQPTVRLLLVDDEPGLRSAVQAYLEDEGFDVTTAVDGEDGFAKAQQMLPDVVISDVMMPRLDGYGLLNKLRADERLGGTPVIFLTAKGMTADRTQGYLAGVDDYIPKPFDPDELVARVSNVAQRQQRLLQEAARFADADMGQMAKQITEIRSLLAQAEALPSSEPVQHNFTPRESSVLQLVAEGLMNKEIARQLETSIRNVEKYVSRLFIKTGTSSRTELVRYALQHRLVE from the coding sequence CTGGCTCAGTCAGAACAGCCAACAGTTCGCCTGCTGCTGGTGGATGATGAACCTGGACTACGTTCTGCCGTGCAGGCCTACCTCGAGGATGAGGGGTTTGATGTCACGACTGCTGTTGATGGTGAGGATGGTTTCGCCAAGGCGCAGCAGATGCTGCCGGATGTGGTGATCAGCGACGTGATGATGCCCAGGCTCGACGGCTACGGGCTGCTCAACAAGCTCAGAGCTGATGAGCGCTTGGGTGGCACCCCTGTGATTTTCCTCACGGCCAAGGGCATGACGGCGGATCGCACCCAGGGCTATCTGGCGGGTGTGGACGATTACATCCCCAAACCCTTTGACCCGGATGAGCTGGTGGCGCGCGTGAGCAACGTGGCCCAGCGTCAGCAGCGGCTGCTGCAGGAAGCAGCCCGCTTCGCAGATGCCGACATGGGGCAGATGGCAAAACAGATCACTGAGATTCGCTCTCTGCTGGCCCAGGCGGAGGCACTGCCTTCCAGCGAGCCTGTGCAGCACAATTTCACGCCCAGGGAATCCAGTGTTCTGCAACTGGTGGCGGAAGGGTTGATGAACAAGGAAATCGCCCGCCAGTTGGAGACATCAATCCGCAATGTGGAGAAATATGTGAGCAGGTTGTTCATCAAAACCGGTACATCCAGCAGAACCGAGCTGGTGCGTTACGCCTTGCAGCATCGTCTGGTGGAGTGA
- a CDS encoding cysteine desulfurase family protein, translating into MECIATIRESHHADPTHPPKRSEVVINLDHQATTPCHPSVIQAMEPWWREQWGNPSSRQHRLGLTAAAAIGSARERLAGSLGIRSDELIFTSGATEANNLALLGHARARALSDGEPGHLISVASEHHAVLDPLLQLKQEGFQITLLTPQTNGLLKPEQLEQALQTNTQLISVMVANNEIGVIQPIRELSDLCSNNGITMHTDAAQAYGHLPLDAEELGCALISLSAHKFNGPKGIGALVVRGGTELQPLQWGGGQEQGLRAGTLPVPLIMGMAAAAELSIQDLEERQARLQALRNQLWTDLKDQNPTIELNGALQPRLAHNLNITVPNVSGSRLQRALRPRLACSSGSACSRGEPSHVLQSIGRSRVEAEGSLRLSLGRDTTAKDIDGAIEVITSAIRTLTQH; encoded by the coding sequence ATGGAGTGCATCGCGACAATCCGAGAGTCACACCATGCTGACCCCACACACCCTCCTAAGCGCAGTGAAGTTGTGATCAACCTCGATCACCAGGCCACCACACCCTGTCACCCCTCTGTGATCCAGGCGATGGAGCCCTGGTGGCGAGAGCAATGGGGCAATCCGTCGAGCCGCCAACATCGGCTTGGCCTGACAGCCGCAGCTGCAATCGGCTCAGCCAGAGAGCGGCTTGCGGGCAGCCTGGGCATCAGATCCGATGAACTGATCTTCACCAGTGGTGCCACCGAAGCCAACAATCTGGCGCTGCTGGGCCACGCCAGGGCCAGGGCACTGTCCGACGGTGAACCAGGGCATCTGATCAGCGTGGCCAGTGAGCATCACGCGGTGCTCGACCCTCTGCTGCAGCTGAAGCAGGAGGGATTTCAGATCACGCTGCTGACTCCGCAAACGAACGGACTGCTCAAGCCGGAACAGCTGGAACAGGCCCTTCAGACCAACACCCAGCTGATCAGCGTGATGGTGGCCAATAACGAGATCGGTGTGATCCAACCGATCCGGGAACTCAGCGACCTCTGCAGCAACAACGGCATCACCATGCACACCGATGCGGCCCAGGCCTACGGGCATCTTCCGCTGGATGCCGAAGAGCTGGGATGTGCGCTGATCAGTCTCAGCGCACACAAATTCAATGGCCCGAAAGGCATCGGTGCCCTTGTGGTCAGGGGTGGCACAGAGCTGCAACCGCTGCAGTGGGGTGGAGGACAAGAGCAGGGCCTGCGGGCGGGGACCTTGCCAGTGCCGCTAATCATGGGCATGGCTGCGGCAGCCGAGCTGTCAATTCAAGACCTGGAAGAGCGTCAGGCTCGGCTCCAGGCCTTGAGGAATCAGCTGTGGACGGATCTCAAAGATCAGAATCCAACAATCGAGCTCAACGGCGCGCTGCAACCGCGACTGGCCCACAACCTCAACATCACTGTTCCCAATGTCTCAGGCAGCCGCCTGCAACGGGCTCTGCGGCCAAGACTGGCCTGCAGCAGCGGTTCTGCCTGCAGTCGTGGTGAGCCATCTCACGTTTTGCAATCCATTGGCCGAAGCCGTGTCGAGGCGGAAGGATCATTGAGGCTGAGCCTCGGACGCGACACAACAGCCAAGGACATTGACGGAGCCATCGAGGTGATCACATCCGCAATCAGGACATTGACCCAGCACTGA
- a CDS encoding DUF456 domain-containing protein: MSWFWTPDGVWWIALLVQLLAIPGTFLPLLPGLIWLPVGSLVWMGAVGWAQAWPEFILATVLFGLGLIADLLALGLASARLKASRWSAAGAGVGLLVGVLGLLPALPFGGPLLGALFGPWLGATLVETWFTTKPPRNLGWLEALRQGSVVGLAVVAGLLISKIAQFLMALFGLAGFVILSFH, translated from the coding sequence ATGAGCTGGTTCTGGACCCCCGATGGCGTGTGGTGGATTGCCCTGCTGGTTCAGCTGCTGGCGATTCCTGGCACGTTCTTACCCCTTCTTCCAGGTCTGATTTGGTTGCCGGTGGGATCTCTTGTCTGGATGGGGGCTGTTGGCTGGGCTCAGGCATGGCCTGAGTTCATCCTGGCGACAGTGCTTTTCGGGTTGGGTCTCATCGCGGATCTGCTGGCTCTGGGTCTCGCATCTGCACGTCTGAAGGCCAGCCGCTGGTCTGCTGCGGGAGCTGGTGTGGGTTTGCTCGTTGGCGTGCTGGGCCTGCTGCCGGCACTCCCGTTTGGAGGGCCGCTTCTGGGGGCTTTGTTTGGTCCATGGCTGGGAGCAACCCTGGTTGAAACCTGGTTCACAACAAAGCCACCCCGGAATCTGGGGTGGCTTGAGGCGTTGCGCCAGGGATCAGTCGTTGGTCTGGCGGTGGTGGCTGGCCTTTTAATCAGCAAGATTGCCCAGTTTTTGATGGCTCTGTTCGGTCTTGCCGGTTTTGTGATTCTCAGTTTCCACTAA
- the rsmH gene encoding 16S rRNA (cytosine(1402)-N(4))-methyltransferase RsmH, translating into MPDLPSSHALGFMHVPVLAEPLMQTLATEFSDHRQSGVLIDATLGGGGHSGLLMERYPQLRLIGLDHDETARLAAAERLKHYADRVTIVATNFADYIPPHPVALVLVDLGVSSPQLDVAQRGFSFRLDGPLDMRMNPAGGGETAAELITRLDESALADLIYAYGEERLSRRIARRIKADLDANGAYTGTAALAYAVAGCYPPKARRGRIHPATRTFQALRVAVNDELAVLDRLLQQAPDWLQPDGLLAIISFHSLEDRRVKTAFVSDERLQRVTRKPLRADAAEQQSNPRSRSAKLRIARRRPTESRSEA; encoded by the coding sequence ATGCCCGATCTGCCATCCAGTCACGCCCTGGGCTTCATGCATGTGCCGGTTCTGGCTGAACCGTTGATGCAGACGCTGGCCACCGAGTTCAGTGATCACAGGCAATCTGGGGTGTTGATTGATGCAACGCTGGGTGGAGGCGGCCACAGCGGTCTGCTGATGGAGCGTTATCCGCAGCTGCGACTGATCGGGCTTGATCACGATGAAACCGCGCGTCTGGCAGCGGCCGAGCGGCTCAAGCACTACGCAGATCGCGTCACGATCGTGGCGACCAACTTCGCTGATTACATCCCTCCTCACCCGGTTGCATTGGTCCTGGTGGATCTTGGCGTGAGCAGCCCTCAGCTGGATGTGGCCCAGCGGGGATTCAGCTTTCGGCTGGATGGTCCCCTCGACATGCGGATGAATCCAGCAGGGGGAGGAGAAACTGCCGCTGAGCTGATCACAAGGCTGGACGAGTCGGCCTTGGCGGATCTGATCTATGCCTACGGCGAGGAACGCTTGTCACGGCGGATTGCACGCAGGATCAAAGCTGATCTGGACGCAAACGGCGCCTATACCGGTACGGCCGCGCTGGCCTATGCAGTCGCTGGCTGTTATCCACCCAAGGCCCGCCGTGGTCGCATTCATCCCGCCACGCGCACCTTTCAGGCTCTGCGGGTCGCGGTCAATGATGAGCTTGCTGTTCTGGACCGCTTGTTGCAACAAGCCCCTGACTGGCTCCAGCCCGATGGTCTGCTGGCAATCATCAGTTTCCATTCGCTTGAGGACCGGCGCGTGAAGACCGCCTTTGTCAGCGACGAGCGCCTGCAGCGCGTCACTCGCAAGCCGCTGAGAGCTGACGCGGCTGAGCAGCAATCCAATCCGCGCAGTCGCAGCGCCAAGCTGAGAATTGCCCGACGCCGCCCGACTGAGTCGAGGTCTGAGGCATGA
- a CDS encoding NAD(P)H-quinone oxidoreductase subunit H, which produces MTQLETRTEPMVVNFGPHHPSMHGVLRLVVTLDGEDVVDCEPVIGYLHRGMEKIAENRTNVMFVPYVSRMDYAAGMFYEAIVVNAPERLANISVPKRASYIRVLMLELNRIANHLLWLGPFLADVGAQTPFFYIFREREMIYDLWEAATGQRLINNNYFRIGGVAADLPWGWLEKCRDFCDWFGPKIDEYEKLITNNPIFRRRIEGLGVIGKEEAINWSLSGPMLRASGVAWDLRKVDHYECYDDFDWDVVWEKEGDCFARYRVRVEEMRQSLKILRQACDMIPGGPTENLEAKRMAEGKDSDFAGFDYQYVAKKVAPTFKIPNGELYTRLESGKGEIGVFIQGNNDVTPWRFKIRAADSNNLQILPHILKGHKVADIMAILGSIDVIMGSVDR; this is translated from the coding sequence ATGACGCAGCTGGAAACGCGCACGGAGCCGATGGTGGTCAACTTTGGCCCCCACCATCCCTCAATGCACGGGGTGTTGCGCCTTGTGGTGACTCTCGATGGAGAGGATGTCGTGGATTGCGAGCCCGTGATCGGCTACCTGCATCGCGGCATGGAGAAGATCGCCGAGAACCGAACAAATGTCATGTTCGTGCCTTACGTGAGCCGCATGGATTATGCAGCGGGCATGTTCTACGAAGCGATTGTCGTCAACGCCCCTGAAAGGCTGGCGAATATTTCTGTGCCCAAGCGAGCGAGTTATATCCGGGTTCTGATGCTGGAGCTCAATCGCATCGCCAATCATTTGCTTTGGCTGGGACCCTTTCTTGCTGATGTCGGGGCCCAGACCCCGTTTTTCTACATCTTCCGTGAACGGGAGATGATCTATGACCTCTGGGAGGCGGCCACAGGGCAGCGCCTGATCAACAACAACTACTTCCGTATCGGCGGTGTGGCAGCCGATCTACCTTGGGGGTGGCTTGAAAAATGTCGCGATTTCTGTGACTGGTTCGGCCCCAAAATCGATGAATACGAAAAGCTGATCACCAACAACCCGATCTTCCGTCGACGCATTGAAGGTCTGGGAGTGATCGGCAAGGAAGAAGCCATCAATTGGAGCCTTTCCGGCCCGATGCTGAGGGCTTCCGGAGTGGCCTGGGACCTGCGCAAGGTTGACCACTACGAGTGCTACGACGACTTCGACTGGGATGTGGTCTGGGAGAAAGAGGGCGACTGCTTCGCCCGTTACAGGGTTCGTGTCGAGGAAATGCGCCAGTCCCTCAAGATTCTTCGCCAGGCCTGCGACATGATTCCCGGTGGCCCGACGGAAAACCTGGAAGCCAAACGCATGGCCGAAGGCAAAGACAGCGATTTCGCCGGCTTCGACTACCAGTATGTGGCCAAGAAGGTGGCACCAACATTCAAGATCCCCAACGGCGAGCTCTACACCCGACTGGAATCAGGGAAGGGCGAGATCGGGGTCTTCATTCAGGGAAACAACGACGTGACACCCTGGCGTTTCAAGATCCGTGCCGCAGACAGCAACAACCTGCAGATCCTTCCTCACATCCTCAAGGGACACAAGGTGGCTGACATCATGGCGATCCTTGGCTCCATCGACGTGATCATGGGCTCCGTGGATCGCTGA